The genomic region AAATACAGATTGGAATTTTCTTCTTTTGTTGGATATCTGTTGTATTTTTTTATCCATTTACGCAATTCGTTAAATTTTTTTTCCCATGTACCCCTTGATTTATTTTGTAGATGTGTGATCTTGCTTTCAATATTCATCATAAAATTTCCTCTTCATTTACAACCTCTAATATTAATGGATAATAATATTTGAGTCTACTCTATAAAGGTCAAATTCAATAAAATTAGAAACCGTTAAAACGGTTAATACTTTTTCCTGTTTCATTAACCACCAACTTAAGTTGGTGGTTAATAAGAAGATAGAGGTTATTAACCGATTCATCAGTTTCCAAATTTCGGGTAAAATTTCATACATATTCCAAATTATTGCCTTTTTAGAGTGGACTCATATTTGTTTTATTTATTTCTAAATATAATCTCAATAATCATATTTTTCCTTACTTTCTAGTTTTATTTTTTTTTATATACAATTTTTTTTTGTTATAAAGTCAAGGTAAATTATTTAAAATGTCTTAACTTATTGAAATTAATTTTCTCTGATTAAATAAAAATCTTGTGTGTTTATTATGTTTTTTGATTTTTGTTTCTAATGAGAAACAGGAGGAACCAGAATGAGTAAAAAATTTAAAATAGGATGTTTCGTTGTAATAGCTGTCATCATTATAATTGCTATTTCGTTATATTCTTACGGAAAAAACTCTTACAATATGATGGTTACTTTGGATGAAGGAGTGAAAACAAAATGGAGCCAGGTGGAAAACCAATATCAGCGCAGATATGATTTGATACCGAACCTGGTAAATACAGTCAAGGGTTATGCTGAACACGAAAAAGAGACATTTACAGCGGTTACGGAAGCAAGAGCTAAAGCAGGCGGAACTTTCAACATTTCCGAACAGGTGCTGAATGATCCAGCCATGTTCCAGAAATTCCAGCAAGCACAA from Candidatus Cloacimonadota bacterium harbors:
- a CDS encoding LemA family protein; translated protein: MSKKFKIGCFVVIAVIIIIAISLYSYGKNSYNMMVTLDEGVKTKWSQVENQYQRRYDLIPNLVNTVKGYAEHEKETFTAVTEARAKAGGTFNISEQVLNDPAMFQKFQQAQSTLGGALQRLMVVMEKYPELKANQNFLALQSQLEGTENRIAVERKRFNEAAQMYNVYIKRFPRVVLANMFGFTEKMYFKATEGAETAPKVEF